The Fructilactobacillus myrtifloralis genome segment TGGCCAGGTAATGTCTTTGACCTGGTGGTTAGCGACTTCACTGAAGTCAAAGACGGGAACCTGCAGTTGGTCGGTGTCCTCTAGGGAATCTAAGTAGCGTTTGACGCTGGTTAGTCGTTCAGCGAGAACCTGATAGATTGGTTGGGTGCCCAGTAAGTCACTCGTGAGGTAGGCAATCAAGACTACGATGGTGAGGGACATAAAGTTTCTGGTACTGCCGACTAATTCCGTGATTAAAATGATGGAGGTAAAGGGATCCTTACACACGGCCGTTAGACAGCCAGCCATTCCAAAGATCAAGAGGTTATTCATTAAGCCGGCCGACAGTAGTCCGAATTGATTCATGACGCTCCCGTAGATAACCCCAATTAACGCTCCCAGGGTCAGGATCGGCATGAAAAAGCCCCCAGGGAGTCCGGCTCCGTAAGAAACGAGCCCAAAGCCAAAGCGCAGGGCCAGCCAGGCTAACAGTAACATGATGGCGTAGTGGTTGTGGGCCACTAACATAATCGTTTGACTTCCGCCCCCGATGGTTTCTGGAAAGAACACTCCAATGGGGATGATCAAGAGGAGCGGGACCACGCAGTACAACCAGCTTGGGATAAATTTGAGCTTGGCGTACCAACTACCCGCGTTCAAGATGCCGAGGTTATACCAATGACCTAACAACCCTAGGAGCATGCCTAGGGGTAGCAATTGCCAGTACATATTCGGCTGAAAGAGCATGTGATAAGAAATTGGGAGGACGGGAGTTAAGCCAAATACCTTTTCAGAAACAAAGTTCGAGCATAAAGAGCCGGTTAAGCACGAGATCCAGATCGACGGTTGAAAATTTCGATAGATCCCTTCCAGCACAAAAAAGGTCCCAGCCAAGGGGGCACTGAACGTGGCCGATAGCCCTGCTGCCGCTCCTGTGGCGATTGAGAGCCGGCGGGCTCCACCCTGTTGCTGGAGTCCAGCGGCGATTCCTTGGCCGAGCGCTCCCCCTAATTGGATGGAAGGACCTTCCCGGCCCATGAAGACCCCGGTGGAGTTCGTGAGCACTCCTGCCACAAATTTTTTCCAGAGAATTTGGGGCCACGACATTTCTAAATTACCCGCCAGTTGGGCTTCAACCTGCGGAATCCCCGAGCCCCGGATGTTTGGTTCCGAGCGAACGAGAAGCCCGACGATGCAGGCGATGATCAGGGCCGCTGGAATGACGATCAAGAGGACGGTCCACTGCTGGTGAAGACTTTGATAGAGGGAACTACTAAGGCGCATTCCGTGATCAATTAAAATTCGGAAAGCGGAGATGATTCCCCCAGTAATGATCCCGATGATGGCACTGATTCCAACTAACTTTAGATTTGTAAATGAGAGTTGGGATGATTTTTTCATGATTTTAACCCCTTCATTTTCAACTGGTATTCATTGTATCATTTTTAGTTGGGATTCAGAGATGTGGTAAAATGGGACTTAGTCAATTAAACGTGCCGTGGTTCACAGCCCCAGTTAATCGCTAGCTTGTAGAAGCTACTTAGAGCAGAGCCAGCGGACGGCAACATCACTAAAGTGGGCGTACGGAAGGAGTGCGCTTTTTCGATTAGAAAGATAGGTAGACATGACAGCAACTAAGCAACCAAAACCAAAACAAAAACGGATCTGGCCCAGGGTCCTAATCAGTGTCCTGGTTATTTTGGTCATCATTGGGGGCGTGATGATTTATTTCCTCTTTAACTTTGCCTTCCAACGGGGTGGATTTGCCTCGCGCCAGGAACAAAACATTAATACCGAATTTTATGACCGGACGCCTTCCCAAACGTGGACGCAGAAAACCAAGGATGGCCTAACGCTCAAGGCTCACTACTTCACGGCGGACCAGCCGACGAACAAGACCATCGTGGTGGTGCACGGCTATGGAGGCTCAGCCCGGAAGATGAGCTCCTACATTCGGATGTTTCATAACGATGGCTACAACGTGCTAGCTCCCGATAACCGAACCTTTGGCCAAAGTCAGGGGCACTACATTGGGTACGGGTGGCTAGATCGAAGTGACCTGGCCCACTGGATGAAGCAGCTAAACCAGTATAATCCGCATGCTGAAATCGGGATGTTTGGGGTCAGCATGGGCGCCGCCGAGGTGCTGTACACCTTGCCCCTGGCTCCGCATAACGTTAAGTTTGCGATTGCCGATTGTGGTTATACGAGCATCAGTGCCGAGTTAGCCTTCCAGCTAAAGACCATGTTCAAACTGCCGTCATTTCCGATTCTGCAAATTGCCAGTGTGTACTCCAAGCTCTTTGCTAAATATAACTTCCAAAGAGCCGATACCAAGCAGACGTTACGGCAGAATCAAATTCCACTCTTCATTATTCATGGGGACCGGGATACGTTTGTACCCACTAAGTTTGCCTACCAGAACTTTCGCAATAACGGTGGGAAAAACAAGGAACTTTGGATTGTGAAGGGGGCCGGTCATGCCCAATCCCGCTCGCTGGAACCCGAACAATACCAACAAAGAACCCAGGCCTTTGCAGAACGGTGGTTTAACCCGCAACCCGCAAAGCAGTTGGGGAAGTAGCGCTTCGAGCCAATATTTACAAAAGAGCCGAGAATTGGTATGCTAAAAGAAAGTTTTTGAGGTTCAAAAAGCATCGTGGCGTGGTTTAGCGCCAACGGTCGCTAAAAAATAAAAGGTGGATTAGAAAATGAAAAAAGTTACCAAAGCGGTGATTCCCGCCGCGGGATTAGGAACCCGGTTTCTCCCAGAAACCAAGGCCGTACCGAAGGAAATGTTACCAGTCATTGATACTCCAACGATTCAATACATTGTAGAAGAAGCCAAGGCCTCGGGGATTACGGACGTTGTCATTGTAACTGGGAGTGGCAAGAATGAAATCGAAGACCACTTCTCACCGAACTTCATGTTAGAAGATAACCTGGAGCGTAAGGGGAAACTCGAGATGCTAAAAGCAGTTCGGGCGACTGACGACGTCAAGGTTTATTTTGTCCGGCAGGGCTATCCCAAGGGCTTAGGTGATGCCGTATTAACGGCGAAGAGCTTTATTGGAGACGAACCGTTTGTAGTAATGCTTGGTGATGACCTGATGACTGATCAAGTTCCATTAACGAAGCAACTCATTAATAGTTACGAAAAGACGGGGGCTTCAACGTTAGCCGTGATGCGGGTTCCACATGAAGATACTTCAAAATATGGGGTGATTGATCCCGTAGAGAAGCTCGATGACGAAACGTATCAAGTCCGGCAATTCGTGGAAAAGCCCAATCCTGACGACGCGCCTAGTGATTTGGCCATTATTGGCCGTTACTTATTTACCCCGGAAATCCTCGATGTGTTGGAAACAACGAAGCCGGGGAAGGGGAATGAGGTCCAGTTAACGGATGCGATTGATACCCTGAACAAGTCGCAAAAGGTCTATGCACACGAATTTAAGGGAGAACGTTTCGATACTGGGAACAAGCTCAGTTGGTTAGAAACGAACATCCGCTTTGGGTTGAAACGGCCCGAACTAAGCGCTGATTTGAAGGATTATATCATCAAATTAGCACAAGAATTAGATCAATAACCTAACAAAAAAGCCAATTGTGAAATTCACAATTGGCTTTTTTAGTTGGTAAATAAGAACTTTAACCCTTACCGTCTTTGAAAGCAGGGTAGAGAGTCATTCCACCATCAATGTAGAGCGAAACCCCAGTGATGTAACTAGCTTGGTCAGAAGCTAAGAAAGCAGCCCCAGCAGCTACTTCAGCTGGCGTTCCAACGCGATTCATCGGAACCATGGAAACCGTTGAAGCGTATTGTTCTGGATCAGCAAATTTTTTGGCGTTGATTGGGGTATCAATCGCACCGGGACAAATTTGGTTAATCCGAATGTTTTGGTTAGCGTATTCCATTGCGGTCGTTTCAGTGAAGAGTTTAACCCCACCTTTACTTGCAGCATAGCTTGCGAAGTTAGGCCAAGGAATCTGTTGGTGCACGGAAGAAGTGTTAATCACAACTCCCTTTTTCTTGTTAGCTAACCAGTAGTCAAGAGCGGCTTTGGTTCCTAAGAAAGTCCCCGTTAAGTTCACGCCCAAGACGGCATTCCAGTCATTAAGTTCGATTTGATCAGTAGGACAACTTTTTTCCATTCCGGCGTTGTTGAAGAAGACGTCCATGCCACCAAAGGTATCAACGGCTTTTTTAACCAACGCATCAGCAGCGGCTTCGTTACTGATATCGTGTTGGAGAATGGTTGCTTTACCACCAGCAGCTTCTACTTTAGCAGCGGTGTCATTAGCAGCGGCTTCATTTTTGTGGTAGTTGATCACCACGTTCATGTGTTCTTGGCCGAGTCGTTCGGCAATTGCTGCTCCAATTCCAGAGTCTCCCCCTGTAATTACGGCAGTTTTGCCTTCAAGATCTTTGTACATAACCATACTAGTTCTCCTTTTCTGTTTGAGATAGCTTAATTTTAACACATTTAATTTTGGAATGGAGAGGGGAACTGTTAGAATTTAAATTGTTGAAAATTAAATTTTGTGAGCTAAATATTAGGGTTCAGAAATAGAAGCTGTTAGAATAAGTTAGTAAGCTATTTAAAGGAGGAATTATTATGAACTTAACGATTACGGATGCAGCAATGGACTACATCAAAAAACGGTTACCAAACGCAAAGTATTACCTATTAGCAACTGACGATGGTTCCAACCAATACTCTAAGGGTGGTGGATCATGTACAGTTGGTGATACCTTCCAAGTAGTAGGGGTATCAGAACTAGAAGATCCTTACAAGATTAAAATGGACAACAACCAAGATGCTCCATTCTACACGAGTGAAAATGATATGTCCTTCTTTGATAAGGGAATGAAGATCGACTTTAACCACAACTGGTTACAATTAAAGAGTGACAGTGAGTTGTTAGATGGTCAAATGACCACGAACGACGCTACTAAGGGCGTTGATGACACCAAGATGGACGGTGTGATTGGCTGCTAATTGAACGCATAGTTTAATAAAAAAGACGATTTCCACTAATAATGTGGAAGTCGTCTTTTTTGGTTTTTAGAGAGTGATTACTTACTTGGTTTATTAGGAAGATCTGCCTTGGGATTATATGTAATTCCACTAATAATCCCTTTGAAAGTGGTCATAAACCGTTTAAAGCGATAGTTCTTAGCTTTAAACGGGATTTCAATTAAATCACAGACATCATGAAGGAAGAGTTTAAAGGTTTTTAACTTACCATCGTATTTTTTGGAAATAAAGAAGACGTTGCGGTAAAGATAAAAATAGCGATTAATTCGGGCCGGGGTATCGTTGAAGATGTTAACGGTGGAAACATTTGCGACAGTTTTGTGCACCACGACACTTTTGATGACGTAGTAAGAAGACTGGTAGCGACTGAGACGCCTAGTATACTCTGTATCATCACCCCAGATAAACATTGAACCAATGGGGAAGCCCACTGCTTCAATTGCAGTTCTACTAACTAGGATAGAAACAAAGGTTGCCTGTTTAACCCCAATTAAGCCGTTGGCTATCTGCTCATTCCAATCATTGACTGGAACTGGGACGTTGCAAGAATCACTATTGGTCCAGCGCACGTCACTACATAAGAAGCCAAATTGTTGGTGGATGGCTGAACTAGCTTTAACAAATTCTTCTAAAGCTGTTTCAGTCGGGATGGTATCATCATCCAGGATCCAGAAATAATTATCATTAGTTTGATTAAAAGCTTCCTTAAGACCAATTTCAAAGCCACCAGCACCACCAAGGTTTTGGGTGGAAGTATAAACAATAATTTGGCTACTTTTAATGCTCTCTAAGTATTGTTTGGTTGGTTGATCACTATCATTATCAACAATGACAATATGCGATAATTGATAGGTTTGCGCTTGTAGATGTTGGATACATTCTTGGAGTAATTCTAATCGGTTGTGGGTGACGATAACACAAGATACGTTATAAGTATTCATTTTAAACCTCAACTTTATCAATAATTTGCGCTTGGTAATCCTTTAAAACAGAACCATCAATTTCACCAATTACCTCATGGCTAACTTCATTGACATATTTACCACTTACAGGAACTTTTTCAGTAGCGCCGTTTTTGAACCATTCATACTCAATATCAGCATGCCCAATGTCGATAGTTTGAAAGCCGCTTTTGCATAAATCAAAAGCGAGCACCGTCGCTGTTGGGCCCAGAGCAGCTAAAACTAAGTCGTTTGGTTTAACATGCTTTTTAATTGTTTTCAAGATCTCATCATAGCGTTCAAAGGCATTAGTAACGGGACATTCGATTCTACGAATTGAATGAGCATTAGCAAGGAGATCATTTCCGACCCCAAAACGAGTTTCTTGTCCCTCGACAATTAAAACATCCCGATTATTCCAAACCTGCTTTAATAAATTGAAGGTTTTTTCGCTGTTGCGCTTGTCGCGTTTTTCGATGTAGGGACGAGTAATGTCAGCATCATAATAGGTTTTGTGTGGATCTAAATAACTAAACCATTTGGAGCCGTTTTTACATAATTGCTTTTTCCAAAAAAAGCTACTTTCATCGTTTACCTGATTAGGATCGGTTAAATTACCAGGGATTCCGACTAAATGATTGGGTAGGTTGGATTTAATGATTTCAGCAAGTCGATTTTGCAATTTTGAACTGCCGATTTCAAATGATTCAAAACCGTCGTCACCAATCATCCAATTGAGTTCACCATCACCATAACGACTAATCGAAAGCTGATTTTTGCTAATTAGCGCTAACGTAGCATCAGCATCAATAATTTTCGGTCGAAATGGGGGGCGATAGAAAGCAAATTGTAAGTTAGTTTTTTGTTTCATAAAGGCGGTATAAAGAGAGACAATTGCTTGGTTTTGTTTTAATTTATTTTTGAACTTTACCATTCTAGATTCCATTGGGTCTCCTAAATTGTTGCAATGATCTGGGCTTGGTACGTTTTTAAATCGGGGGTGTCAAGATTTCCATTAACATGATTAGTAACTTCATTAACATATTTGCCAGTAACAGCCGTTTTTTCGGTGGCCCCCTGCTTAAACCATTCGTATTCAATGTCAGCATGCCCAATGTCAATAGTTTGCAGACCTTGTTTACATAGATCATAAGCAAGTACGGTTGCTGTTGGTCCTAGGGCCACTAAGATAATATCATTTGGACGAGCTACCTTAGTAACCGTTTTTAAAATAGTTTCATAATTTTCAAAAGCATTCTTTGGTGGACATTCGACACGACGAATACTTCGTGCATTTTTCAATAAATCGTTTCCAACCCCAAATCTAGTTTTGGTACCCTCTACGATTAGAACATCGCGTTGCGACCAAATTTGCAACAGTAACCGAAAGATTTGTCCGGTGGTTTGTTTATTTTTTTTATCAATGTATGGCCGGGTAATATTGGTGTCATAATAGGTTTTTTGGGGATCAATGTATTTAAACCACTTTGATCCGTTCTTAAGCAACTGTTTTTCCCAAAAATAGATGCTTTTAAACGTTGTATCGTCAAGGGTTTTAAGTGCCATCGGGAGGGTGACAATATGATGCTGTAAGTTTGATGAAATAATTTCTTGTAACCGTCGTTGTAATTGGTCGCTTTGAATTTCAAAGGAGGTCTGGTCGTCATTTCCCACCATCCAATTCAACTCTCCGTCGCCATAACGGCTTACCGAAAGATGTTCATCAAGAATTTTTTGGATGGTAGTGCTGGAATTTTCAATTTTAGGTGTGAATGGTGGGCGGTAAAATTGAAACAAAATGATAGTTTTTAAATTGGCCAGCACATGAAAAATGGCATAGAGGGTGGGATGGTTATTAATGAATTTTTTCACGGTTTACCCCATTCTTTGTTTGGTAAAGGTGACTATAGAGCCTTGGAAATAATTTAATTCCAATAATTGCCACTTGATAATTTCTGGGTAGATACTTTAGGCTCTGCCAGGATGTTTGCAATAGGTGGGTCTCTTTACGAATGTCCCATTGGGGATTATTCAAGATATTTCTGTGTAGATAAAACAGGTAGATTCGATTTTGGAAGCCCGGGAAATAAGCGAAAAGCTTTGGTTGCCGTTGCAACATTTTTTCCACCATTTGAATGTAATTTTCACATTTGGTTAAGAGGGAGGGGTCGTAAGAATTCGTAGTCGACCCTTGATGCTTATTTAAAATGTAAAGAGGTTCGTGGAGGTAAGCAATCTCTTGATAATTAATCAGTTGCAAGTAGTTTAACACGAAAAGACTATCCTCAAAAAAATTATCATTACTCATGATAACGGAATTTTTTTTGATGAGATCAAGCCGAAAAATTTTGTTCCACAAGCCAACGTCCAGTTCGGCATTTTTAGTTAAATAATTACCAATTAATTCGACGTTACTGGTGCTATTTTCTAGAGCCGAGTGAGTTTCCATTACGACATGATTATCAGCAAATTTTTTTTCGATTCCTGCAATTACTAATTTTTGGCCACGGACACTTTTGACCATTTGATCCACAAAAGTGGGTTGGTATAAGTCATCGTCATCACAAAACATTAAGTATTTACCCTGGGCATTTTTGATCCCCAGATTACGCGCTTCGGCCTGGAAGCGGTGATTTTGCTGAAAAAGCTTAACGTTAGGGTACTGGTTGGCATATTTTGCTTCAATTTGG includes the following:
- a CDS encoding ClC family H(+)/Cl(-) exchange transporter encodes the protein MKKSSQLSFTNLKLVGISAIIGIITGGIISAFRILIDHGMRLSSSLYQSLHQQWTVLLIVIPAALIIACIVGLLVRSEPNIRGSGIPQVEAQLAGNLEMSWPQILWKKFVAGVLTNSTGVFMGREGPSIQLGGALGQGIAAGLQQQGGARRLSIATGAAAGLSATFSAPLAGTFFVLEGIYRNFQPSIWISCLTGSLCSNFVSEKVFGLTPVLPISYHMLFQPNMYWQLLPLGMLLGLLGHWYNLGILNAGSWYAKLKFIPSWLYCVVPLLLIIPIGVFFPETIGGGSQTIMLVAHNHYAIMLLLAWLALRFGFGLVSYGAGLPGGFFMPILTLGALIGVIYGSVMNQFGLLSAGLMNNLLIFGMAGCLTAVCKDPFTSIILITELVGSTRNFMSLTIVVLIAYLTSDLLGTQPIYQVLAERLTSVKRYLDSLEDTDQLQVPVFDFSEVANHQVKDITWPANTILITIKRGNLTILPHGATVIKPGDNLIFLVHKDTRGYLYQELSHMTTNQQEKI
- a CDS encoding alpha/beta hydrolase encodes the protein MTATKQPKPKQKRIWPRVLISVLVILVIIGGVMIYFLFNFAFQRGGFASRQEQNINTEFYDRTPSQTWTQKTKDGLTLKAHYFTADQPTNKTIVVVHGYGGSARKMSSYIRMFHNDGYNVLAPDNRTFGQSQGHYIGYGWLDRSDLAHWMKQLNQYNPHAEIGMFGVSMGAAEVLYTLPLAPHNVKFAIADCGYTSISAELAFQLKTMFKLPSFPILQIASVYSKLFAKYNFQRADTKQTLRQNQIPLFIIHGDRDTFVPTKFAYQNFRNNGGKNKELWIVKGAGHAQSRSLEPEQYQQRTQAFAERWFNPQPAKQLGK
- the galU gene encoding UTP--glucose-1-phosphate uridylyltransferase GalU, with protein sequence MKKVTKAVIPAAGLGTRFLPETKAVPKEMLPVIDTPTIQYIVEEAKASGITDVVIVTGSGKNEIEDHFSPNFMLEDNLERKGKLEMLKAVRATDDVKVYFVRQGYPKGLGDAVLTAKSFIGDEPFVVMLGDDLMTDQVPLTKQLINSYEKTGASTLAVMRVPHEDTSKYGVIDPVEKLDDETYQVRQFVEKPNPDDAPSDLAIIGRYLFTPEILDVLETTKPGKGNEVQLTDAIDTLNKSQKVYAHEFKGERFDTGNKLSWLETNIRFGLKRPELSADLKDYIIKLAQELDQ
- a CDS encoding glucose 1-dehydrogenase; amino-acid sequence: MYKDLEGKTAVITGGDSGIGAAIAERLGQEHMNVVINYHKNEAAANDTAAKVEAAGGKATILQHDISNEAAADALVKKAVDTFGGMDVFFNNAGMEKSCPTDQIELNDWNAVLGVNLTGTFLGTKAALDYWLANKKKGVVINTSSVHQQIPWPNFASYAASKGGVKLFTETTAMEYANQNIRINQICPGAIDTPINAKKFADPEQYASTVSMVPMNRVGTPAEVAAGAAFLASDQASYITGVSLYIDGGMTLYPAFKDGKG
- a CDS encoding iron-sulfur cluster biosynthesis family protein, with protein sequence MNLTITDAAMDYIKKRLPNAKYYLLATDDGSNQYSKGGGSCTVGDTFQVVGVSELEDPYKIKMDNNQDAPFYTSENDMSFFDKGMKIDFNHNWLQLKSDSELLDGQMTTNDATKGVDDTKMDGVIGC
- a CDS encoding glycosyltransferase family 2 protein is translated as MNTYNVSCVIVTHNRLELLQECIQHLQAQTYQLSHIVIVDNDSDQPTKQYLESIKSSQIIVYTSTQNLGGAGGFEIGLKEAFNQTNDNYFWILDDDTIPTETALEEFVKASSAIHQQFGFLCSDVRWTNSDSCNVPVPVNDWNEQIANGLIGVKQATFVSILVSRTAIEAVGFPIGSMFIWGDDTEYTRRLSRYQSSYYVIKSVVVHKTVANVSTVNIFNDTPARINRYFYLYRNVFFISKKYDGKLKTFKLFLHDVCDLIEIPFKAKNYRFKRFMTTFKGIISGITYNPKADLPNKPSK
- a CDS encoding GT-D fold domain-containing glycosyltransferase; amino-acid sequence: MESRMVKFKNKLKQNQAIVSLYTAFMKQKTNLQFAFYRPPFRPKIIDADATLALISKNQLSISRYGDGELNWMIGDDGFESFEIGSSKLQNRLAEIIKSNLPNHLVGIPGNLTDPNQVNDESSFFWKKQLCKNGSKWFSYLDPHKTYYDADITRPYIEKRDKRNSEKTFNLLKQVWNNRDVLIVEGQETRFGVGNDLLANAHSIRRIECPVTNAFERYDEILKTIKKHVKPNDLVLAALGPTATVLAFDLCKSGFQTIDIGHADIEYEWFKNGATEKVPVSGKYVNEVSHEVIGEIDGSVLKDYQAQIIDKVEV
- a CDS encoding GT-D fold domain-containing glycosyltransferase; its protein translation is MKKFINNHPTLYAIFHVLANLKTIILFQFYRPPFTPKIENSSTTIQKILDEHLSVSRYGDGELNWMVGNDDQTSFEIQSDQLQRRLQEIISSNLQHHIVTLPMALKTLDDTTFKSIYFWEKQLLKNGSKWFKYIDPQKTYYDTNITRPYIDKKNKQTTGQIFRLLLQIWSQRDVLIVEGTKTRFGVGNDLLKNARSIRRVECPPKNAFENYETILKTVTKVARPNDIILVALGPTATVLAYDLCKQGLQTIDIGHADIEYEWFKQGATEKTAVTGKYVNEVTNHVNGNLDTPDLKTYQAQIIATI
- a CDS encoding glycosyltransferase family 2 protein → METTTNQPVVSIVMPTYNSEATLPNTLDSLLQQSTNFSYEIILVDDGSSDNTNQIEAKYANQYPNVKLFQQNHRFQAEARNLGIKNAQGKYLMFCDDDDLYQPTFVDQMVKSVRGQKLVIAGIEKKFADNHVVMETHSALENSTSNVELIGNYLTKNAELDVGLWNKIFRLDLIKKNSVIMSNDNFFEDSLFVLNYLQLINYQEIAYLHEPLYILNKHQGSTTNSYDPSLLTKCENYIQMVEKMLQRQPKLFAYFPGFQNRIYLFYLHRNILNNPQWDIRKETHLLQTSWQSLKYLPRNYQVAIIGIKLFPRLYSHLYQTKNGVNREKIH